A window of Calypte anna isolate BGI_N300 chromosome W, bCalAnn1_v1.p, whole genome shotgun sequence contains these coding sequences:
- the LOC103527956 gene encoding LOW QUALITY PROTEIN: olfactory receptor 14J1 (The sequence of the model RefSeq protein was modified relative to this genomic sequence to represent the inferred CDS: substituted 1 base at 1 genomic stop codon), whose protein sequence is MSYDRYVAICKPLHYGTLLGSRACVHMAAAAWGTGFLTALLHTANTFSLPLCQGNALDQFFCEIPQILKLSCSHSYLREIWLLVVSACLAFGCFVFIVVSXVEIFRAVLRIPSEQGRHKAFSTCLPHLAVVSLFISTAMFAYLKLPSISSLSLDLVLAVLYSVVPPAVNPLIYSMRNQEHKGSLRTLIAYAFQ, encoded by the coding sequence atgtcctacgaccgctacgtggccatctgcaaacccctgcactacgggaccctcctgggcagcagagcttgtgtccacatggcagcagctgcctggggcactggatttctcactgctctgctacacacagccaatacattttccctgcccctctgccagggcaatgccctggaccagttcttctgtgaaatcccccagatcctcaagctctcctgctcacactcctacctcagggaaattTGGCTTCTTGTGGTCAGTGCTTGTTTAgcttttggctgttttgttttcattgtggTGTCCTAggtggagatcttcagggctgtgctgaggatcccctccGAGCAGGGAcggcacaaagccttttccacgtgcctccctcaccttgCCGTGGTCTCCCTAttcatcagcacagccatgtttgcctacctgaagctcccctccatctcctccctctccctggaCCTGGTGCTGGCAGTTCTGTACtcagtggttcctccagcagtgaaccccctcatctacagcatgaggaaccaggagcacAAGGGTTCTTTGAGGACACTGATTGCTTATGCTTTTCAATAG